From the genome of Gracilinanus agilis isolate LMUSP501 chromosome 2, AgileGrace, whole genome shotgun sequence, one region includes:
- the LOC123238068 gene encoding LOW QUALITY PROTEIN: protein DEK-like (The sequence of the model RefSeq protein was modified relative to this genomic sequence to represent the inferred CDS: inserted 1 base in 1 codon; deleted 1 base in 1 codon), whose product MSSSAPTPEGEDLSSQPASKRDPEVPDKEESEEEEEEEDEEEEEEEKEKSLIVEGKREKKKVERLTMQVSSLQREPFTIAQGXGQKLCEIERIHFFLSKKKTDELRNLHKLLYNRPGTVASLKKNVGQFSGFPFEKGSDQYKKKEEMLKKFRNAMLKSICEVLDLERSGINSELVTRILNFLMHPKPSGKPLPKSKKTPSKGSKKERSSSGMSRKAKRTKCPEILSDESSSEEEKKEKDSSEEEDKESEEEPPKKTSKKEKPKPKTPSKSKKSVKSANVKKADSSTTKKNQNNSKKESESEDSSDDEPLIKKLKKPPTDEELKETVKKLLASANLEEVTMKQICKEVYENYPAYDLSERKDFIKKTVKELIS is encoded by the exons ATGTCTTCATCAGCTCCCACCCCAGAGGGGGAGGATCTTTCTTCCCAGCCCGCATCTAAGAGAGACCCTGAGGTTCCCGACAAGGAAGAGagtgaagaagaagaggaggaggaagatgaggaggaagaggaggaagaaaaagaaaagagtctcATTGTAGAAggtaagagagagaagaagaaagtagaGAGATTGACAATGCAAGTATCTTCTCTACAAAGGGAACCATTTACAATTGCCCAAG AAGGACAGAAACTTtgtgaaattgaaagaatacacttCTTTCTAAGTAagaagaaaactgatgaactcagaAATCTTCATAAACTGCTTTACAACAGGCCAGGCACAGTAGCGTCTCTGAAGAAGAATGTGGGTCAGTTCAGTGGCTTTCCATTTGAAAAAGGAAGTgaccaatat aaaaaaaaggaagaaatgttgaaaaaattTAGGAATGCCATGTTAAAGAGCATCTGTGAAGTTCTCGATTTAGAGAGATCAGGAATAAATAGTGAATTGGTAACCAGGATCTTGAATTTCTTGATGCATCCAAAACCTTCTGGCAAGCCATTGCCCAAGTCAAAAAAAACACCAAGCAAAGGTAGTAAAAAGGAACGGAGCAGCTCTGGAATGTCAAGGAAGGCTAAGCGTACCAAATGTCCTGAAATTCTATCAGATGAATCTAGtagtgaagaggaaaaaaaagaaaaggattcttcagaggaagaagataaagaaagtgaagaagagcCACCGAAAAAgacatctaaaaaagaaaaacctaaaccAAAAACTCCTTCTAAAAGCAAAAAATCTGTAAAAAGTGCCAATGTCAAGAAGGCAGATAGCAGTACCactaagaaaaatcaaaataattccaaaaaagaaagtgaatctgAAGATAGTTCAGACGATGAACCTTTAATTAAAAAGCTGAAGAAACCTcctacagatgaagaactaaaaGAGACTGTAAAGAAACTTCTGGCCAGTGCCAACTTGGAGGAAGTAACAATGAAACAGATTTGCAAAGAGGTATATGAAAACTATCCTGCTTATGATTTGTCTGAAAGAaaagatttcattaaaaagaCTGTTAAAGAGTTAATTTCATGA